GCCGGCGTCGGCAACGACATCGCTCACGATCTCAGGACCCCGCTGACGCGGGCAAGGCTGGCGCTGGAGCGCGGGCGAACGCACGCGGCCACGCTGGAGCAGCTCCAGGAGGTCACGGACAAGGCAATCGCCGGCATCGACCAGTCGCTGGCGATCATCACCGCGTTGCTGCGCCTGACCGAGATCGAGAACAACCGTCGCACGGCCGGCTTCGGCAACGTCGCGCTGGACGAGATCCTGCGCGAGGTGTGCGACGTCTACGAGCCGATCGCCGAGGACAAGGGCATTGCGCTTGGCGTCCTCATCGGTCGCCGCGTGCAGGTGTGGGGCGATCGGGACCTGCTGTTCGAGGCGATCGCCAACCTCGTGGACAACGCCGTCAAGTTCGCACCATCGGGCGGACGGGTGAAGCTCGAGCTCGAATCGGACGACAGGACGGCGCTCGTGCGCGTGAGCGACAGCGGGCCCGGTATCAGCGAGCAGGAGCGCGAAGCGGTGCTGCGGCGGTTCTACCGCTCCGACAAGATCCGCAACACGCCGGGAGTTGGGCTCGGGCTGAGCCTGGTGGCCGCCATCGTTAAGCTGCATGGCTTTCGGCTGATCATCGGTCCGGCTCCCGGAGGGCGGATCGAGATTCTGGCCTGGACCGCAAGGGAGGGCAAAGGCCGCCGCGTGCCGGTCTCGGAGCTTGGGTCACGCAAGCGCGAACCGGATGTGATGACCAGCATGACGCGCGACGCACTCGATGCCTGGACATGTCGGATGTCTGAAACTGAATTCAAGTTTGTGACGCCCAGTTTAGTGGCCTGCACGCCCGTAAGCCTCCTAAAACCGGCCAGCCGTTTCGCAATGAGGGAGCAATAGATGCAGATCAGTCACGAGATCGCGAGGAATGATGCCGTAGCTGCGCCGGACCTGTCCGCGCCGGCGCCGTTTCTCAGCGCGTATGCGATGGCCATCAAGCGCTACGAATTTCTCGAGCCCGGACAGGAGCAGCAGCTCGCACGCCGCTGGCAGGAGACGCGGGACCGGAGCGCAGCGAATGCGCTCGTCACCAGTCATTTGCGGATCGCGGCCAAGGTGGCACGAGGCTACAAGGGATACGGACTTTCGCTGGTCGATCTGATCGCCGAAGCCAATCTCGGTCTGGTGATCGCCGCCTCACGCTTCGAACCCGACCGCGGCGCGCGGTTCTCCACCTATGCAGTGCCGTGGATCAAGGCCTCCATTCACGCCTACATCCTGCGGTCCTGGTCGCTGGTCAAGATCGGCACGACAGCGGCGCAAAAGAAGCTGTTTTTCAGGCTTCGCGGCGAGATGAGGAAAGCCATGGGCGGCGCGATGGCGCAGCTCACGCCGGACGTTGCCACAGTGATCGCGGAGAAGCTCGACGTCACCGTGCGCGAGGTGATCGAGATGGATTCGCGCCTCAACGGCGACATGTCGCTGAATGCGCGGGTCGGTGGCGATGAGCACGGCGCCGAGTGGGAAACGCTGCTGGTCGATGAGACCGTCGACGCGGAGACGGTTCTGGCCGATCGCGAGCAGACGGAGCGCCGAACCAGCGCCCTGCGTGCTGCGCTGGGCGGGCTCACGGCGCGCGAACGCCACATTCTGGAAGCGAGGCGGCTGGCGGACCACCCCGTCACGCTCGATCAGCTCGGATTCGAGCTGTCGATCTCC
This genomic stretch from Bradyrhizobium sp. CCGB12 harbors:
- a CDS encoding ATP-binding protein translates to MRQIQFIRSNTFLWALAVAATLALFVVGLFAFVYRKLDDYLIARSDRMITTQINFMVDLPPDRRDRAIADHLEQDSRHVHYAGLFSASGARLAGNIDRVPSELNLDGTVRGMRIDPLGTTAVRGPIVRAIGRRLDDGDVLVLGRNVDETREISSVVGQALALGLLPALCLCVLAGAWLSVRAQKRVEEVNQRVQRIVAGELRERLPEDNADDPFARLARIVNGMLDEMETMINALAGVGNDIAHDLRTPLTRARLALERGRTHAATLEQLQEVTDKAIAGIDQSLAIITALLRLTEIENNRRTAGFGNVALDEILREVCDVYEPIAEDKGIALGVLIGRRVQVWGDRDLLFEAIANLVDNAVKFAPSGGRVKLELESDDRTALVRVSDSGPGISEQEREAVLRRFYRSDKIRNTPGVGLGLSLVAAIVKLHGFRLIIGPAPGGRIEILAWTAREGKGRRVPVSELGSRKREPDVMTSMTRDALDAWTCRMSETEFKFVTPSLVACTPVSLLKPASRFAMREQ
- the rpoH gene encoding RNA polymerase sigma factor RpoH → MQISHEIARNDAVAAPDLSAPAPFLSAYAMAIKRYEFLEPGQEQQLARRWQETRDRSAANALVTSHLRIAAKVARGYKGYGLSLVDLIAEANLGLVIAASRFEPDRGARFSTYAVPWIKASIHAYILRSWSLVKIGTTAAQKKLFFRLRGEMRKAMGGAMAQLTPDVATVIAEKLDVTVREVIEMDSRLNGDMSLNARVGGDEHGAEWETLLVDETVDAETVLADREQTERRTSALRAALGGLTARERHILEARRLADHPVTLDQLGFELSISSERVRQIEIRAFAKVRRAVILAARDAARGDERRGEALSPPARGARAVAANIPASIP